The Fimbriimonadia bacterium genome contains a region encoding:
- a CDS encoding response regulator, translated as MSYHDQRVLVAEDEEGLRQVLSKQLELSGFAVDRAADGHEAISYLEANEYSVVVTDMRMPKANGLEVMRAAKHRWPLCEVIILTAYGSLENVLEAVRAGNLYDYLTKPLDDIRELSVVVERAVRTRQLHVQNRQLEAHLEAAVQRLQEGADELIAAGRQAGVGKLAETVVRGISTPLEAVQYLAEYATEKAQALSTDPAAEADKQHLILGLQRLETAARHSKRVLEALIRYTSPEQSVPVQVGVNAVLGDALLLLESELVQSRLTVKTNLNQDVPDVIAIPSRLQQVFVTLVMSAIEWTEPGGAVMVSTRREEGRPPRAVIEIADAGLQNGCSNGDAINPLEATTEQMRLSLAAAKSIVEDHGGRMICVSEPGQRNRVILRFPGVARERRPSPATKAA; from the coding sequence ATGTCCTATCACGATCAGCGCGTTCTAGTGGCGGAGGATGAGGAAGGCCTTCGGCAGGTCCTCAGCAAACAGCTCGAACTCTCTGGGTTTGCCGTAGACCGAGCCGCCGATGGGCACGAGGCTATTTCCTACCTCGAGGCCAACGAGTACTCGGTGGTGGTGACCGACATGCGAATGCCTAAGGCAAACGGCCTGGAGGTCATGCGCGCCGCAAAGCACAGGTGGCCGCTATGCGAGGTCATTATCCTCACCGCCTACGGCTCCCTCGAGAACGTGTTGGAGGCTGTCCGTGCTGGGAACCTCTACGATTACCTTACGAAGCCCCTTGATGACATCCGCGAGCTGTCCGTAGTCGTAGAGCGGGCCGTACGCACCCGCCAGCTGCACGTTCAGAACCGTCAGCTGGAAGCCCACTTGGAGGCTGCCGTGCAGCGCCTACAGGAGGGTGCCGATGAGTTGATCGCAGCAGGGCGGCAGGCTGGGGTCGGCAAGCTGGCCGAGACAGTGGTCCGCGGCATCAGCACCCCTCTCGAAGCCGTTCAGTATCTGGCCGAGTATGCGACGGAGAAGGCGCAGGCGCTGTCCACTGACCCGGCGGCAGAGGCTGACAAGCAACATCTCATCCTCGGACTGCAACGGCTGGAGACGGCCGCTCGCCATTCCAAAAGGGTTCTGGAGGCGCTGATCCGGTACACCTCTCCCGAGCAATCCGTGCCCGTGCAAGTCGGGGTGAATGCGGTTCTCGGCGACGCGTTGCTGCTGTTGGAAAGCGAATTGGTTCAGTCGCGGCTTACCGTGAAGACGAACCTGAATCAAGACGTGCCTGACGTGATCGCGATTCCAAGCCGGTTGCAGCAGGTCTTCGTGACGCTCGTGATGAGCGCTATCGAGTGGACTGAGCCCGGAGGCGCAGTCATGGTGTCCACACGGCGCGAGGAGGGAAGACCCCCTCGAGCGGTCATCGAGATAGCAGACGCGGGCCTTCAAAACGGCTGCTCGAACGGTGACGCCATAAACCCGCTCGAAGCCACCACCGAGCAGATGCGACTGAGTTTAGCAGCCGCAAAGAGCATCGTGGAGGATCACGGCGGCCGTATGATCTGTGTGAGCGAGCCCGGGCAGCGCAATCGGGTAATCCTCCGCTTCCCAGGCGTTGCGCGAGAGAGGCGTCCTTCACCCGCGACGAAGGCAGCTTAG
- a CDS encoding NUDIX hydrolase N-terminal domain-containing protein — protein sequence MRAIAQTGLAFGPHTYDEERYSEALRLAAEMQAFALAEDATELEDEWRANIGEGPRGYVTPQVSVIAAILNDSRELLLIHRPDTRCWFPPSGWADVGRTAAEVMAKEVREETGYRVRPVNLLGCFDSIARGLSSFHFYCLFFGCRLEGGELRKNDLEALDIGWFPQDGLPAPLHGGDWWVPVCFGRADGPGFDPVPESIFEEVWK from the coding sequence TTGCGTGCTATTGCACAGACGGGCCTGGCTTTCGGCCCTCACACGTACGACGAAGAGCGCTACTCGGAAGCGCTGCGGCTAGCCGCCGAGATGCAGGCCTTTGCGCTCGCCGAGGACGCCACGGAACTCGAGGACGAGTGGCGGGCCAATATCGGCGAAGGACCACGAGGGTATGTCACGCCGCAGGTTAGCGTGATTGCCGCCATCCTGAACGACAGCCGCGAGTTGCTGTTGATCCATCGCCCAGACACCCGCTGCTGGTTTCCACCATCGGGATGGGCAGACGTGGGCCGAACGGCTGCTGAGGTCATGGCCAAAGAGGTGCGAGAGGAAACCGGCTACCGGGTCCGTCCCGTTAACCTGCTTGGCTGTTTCGACAGCATCGCACGAGGTCTCTCTAGCTTTCACTTCTACTGTTTGTTCTTCGGGTGCCGACTGGAGGGTGGAGAGCTGCGCAAGAACGACTTAGAGGCACTCGACATCGGATGGTTCCCCCAAGATGGGTTGCCCGCGCCACTGCACGGTGGGGACTGGTGGGTTCCCGTATGCTTCGGCCGGGCAGATGGGCCTGGGTTCGACCCCGTGCCTGAGAGCATCTTCGAGGAGGTCTGGAAGTGA
- a CDS encoding OsmC family protein encodes MSDTMTVRWTGGMSFSATSKFGMEMRADASKQVGGEESAPTPGEYLYFAAAGCTGMDVISILNKMKQEVSSYTITLEVERHMGDYPRPITKLKVIHTLSGPHLDPEAVEKAVKLSDEKYCFVAASLRQHVEVSAEYRIE; translated from the coding sequence GTGAGCGACACGATGACGGTCCGCTGGACAGGCGGTATGAGCTTCAGCGCCACCAGCAAGTTTGGGATGGAGATGCGGGCGGACGCATCCAAGCAGGTGGGTGGCGAGGAGTCGGCGCCGACACCTGGCGAGTACCTCTATTTCGCTGCAGCCGGCTGCACGGGCATGGACGTGATTAGCATCCTGAACAAGATGAAGCAGGAGGTCTCGTCCTACACGATCACGCTCGAGGTCGAGCGGCACATGGGCGACTACCCGAGGCCGATCACCAAGTTGAAGGTCATCCACACGCTTTCTGGCCCCCATCTAGACCCTGAGGCGGTCGAGAAAGCGGTGAAGCTCTCGGATGAGAAGTACTGCTTCGTAGCGGCGAGCTTGAGGCAGCATGTAGAGGTGTCGGCGGAGTAC